In a single window of the Orbaceae bacterium lpD04 genome:
- a CDS encoding prolyl oligopeptidase family serine peptidase codes for MIICTFLAIIFVILLGCFVKLSEKDVVDKYRWMETDQTLTTNWLLSESERSEKILDTLPFKSSIEKRVSSLSNLQPIIWGITYVRDNCFYFMQTPEFSYNRVFVKNQAGDETLLIDPPVGYGVDFFSPSSDGKYLAYGISDNESGISSIKIINLQNGEALHDIIPQLRYPSVGWARDNVSFFYTKQTQSKTDTLKLNNEIYFHHLGKSIGDDLLIFGEENIPSTNFDTTKTLSFTLSSNWLVVAVSPWVTGYSSDLYLSSYDAVSKSAPRWVKIIDASQNVSQYIVKDNWLYLARYNEFSGYTVSRLKLGTVVDLEEKIFEWKCGELTQFDISNDALYIAYHESGAHKFVHIPFSDIHNIKNITIPIDSEVTALFSSADRKDILFTLQSWIKPPKIFIYDPDSQIIKDSNIINSNVYSFSKYESEQKWVTSKDGVHVPLTIIHQKGIKLNGNSPTWLTTYGAYGDSQFAYFDPYRLIWLERGGIIAIAHVRGGGELGPAWHEGGKGANKENSIIDFIKCAQYLIDNNYTNSSKLVISGRSAGGIVIGMAITERPDLFAAAAIDVGMLNMSRLDKIPIGFANFKKFGSPLNQPKDLLKIDAYLNLQDGVKYPSIILAVGLKDEKVSPWQTAKFAARIKEINIKTEKMTLVIADRDEGHNLNNFFNTLNFFILNTTTNQ; via the coding sequence ATGATTATCTGCACGTTTTTAGCGATCATTTTTGTTATTTTATTGGGTTGTTTCGTTAAATTGAGTGAAAAAGATGTGGTCGATAAATATCGCTGGATGGAAACAGATCAGACATTAACTACCAATTGGCTTTTATCTGAGTCTGAACGGTCGGAAAAAATTCTAGATACGCTACCGTTTAAATCATCGATTGAAAAAAGAGTAAGTTCATTGTCCAATTTGCAGCCTATAATTTGGGGGATCACTTATGTCCGCGATAATTGTTTCTATTTTATGCAGACGCCGGAATTTTCTTATAATCGTGTGTTTGTCAAAAATCAGGCTGGAGACGAAACATTACTCATTGATCCACCCGTTGGATACGGTGTGGATTTCTTTTCCCCCTCAAGTGATGGCAAGTATCTCGCTTATGGCATTTCAGATAACGAGTCAGGGATTTCGTCAATTAAAATAATTAACCTACAAAATGGTGAGGCATTACACGATATTATCCCTCAGTTACGTTATCCTAGTGTTGGGTGGGCAAGGGATAACGTATCATTTTTTTATACCAAACAAACACAAAGTAAAACAGATACATTAAAGTTAAATAATGAAATATATTTTCATCATTTGGGGAAAAGTATTGGCGACGATTTATTAATTTTTGGCGAAGAAAATATACCCAGTACTAATTTTGATACCACTAAAACGTTATCTTTCACTTTAAGTTCCAATTGGCTTGTCGTTGCGGTATCACCTTGGGTAACAGGCTACAGTAGCGACCTATATTTATCGAGTTATGATGCGGTTAGTAAAAGCGCACCTCGCTGGGTAAAAATTATTGACGCTAGTCAAAATGTATCTCAATATATTGTTAAAGATAACTGGTTATACTTAGCTCGATATAATGAATTTTCTGGATATACTGTTTCACGTCTTAAACTTGGTACAGTAGTAGATTTAGAAGAAAAAATTTTTGAATGGAAGTGTGGTGAACTCACTCAATTTGATATTAGCAACGATGCACTTTATATCGCCTACCATGAATCAGGCGCTCATAAATTTGTACATATCCCTTTTTCTGATATTCATAATATTAAAAACATCACTATACCAATAGATAGTGAAGTTACAGCACTATTTTCAAGCGCAGATCGAAAAGATATTTTATTTACACTACAAAGTTGGATAAAACCACCTAAAATATTTATTTATGATCCAGATAGTCAAATAATCAAAGATTCAAATATTATAAATTCTAACGTTTATTCATTTTCAAAATATGAATCTGAACAAAAATGGGTCACGTCAAAAGATGGTGTGCATGTACCATTAACCATTATTCATCAAAAGGGTATTAAATTAAATGGCAATTCACCTACTTGGCTAACAACCTATGGGGCATATGGTGACAGTCAGTTTGCCTATTTTGATCCTTATCGTTTAATTTGGCTAGAAAGAGGCGGTATCATCGCCATAGCACATGTTAGAGGTGGTGGCGAGCTTGGCCCCGCATGGCATGAAGGAGGGAAGGGGGCAAATAAAGAAAACTCAATTATCGATTTTATCAAGTGTGCCCAATACTTAATCGATAATAACTATACCAATTCCTCAAAACTTGTGATTAGTGGTCGTAGTGCCGGTGGTATTGTGATTGGTATGGCGATAACTGAGCGCCCTGATTTGTTCGCGGCGGCAGCGATCGATGTTGGAATGCTTAATATGAGCCGTTTAGATAAAATACCGATTGGATTTGCAAATTTTAAAAAATTTGGTTCGCCATTAAATCAACCAAAAGATTTATTAAAAATTGATGCTTATCTTAATTTACAAGATGGGGTGAAATACCCTTCGATCATTCTTGCTGTTGGTCTAAAAGATGAAAAAGTATCGCCATGGCAAACTGCTAAATTTGCAGCTCGCATTAAAGAAATAAATATTAAAACAGAAAAAATGACACTTGTGATAGCGGATAGAGATGAAGGGCACAATTTAAATAACTTTTTTAATACTCTCAATTTTTTTATTTTAAATACGACCACTAATCAATAA
- the citX gene encoding citrate lyase holo-[acyl-carrier protein] synthase, translating to MNNQSFANARQITLTELLAAKEQRAALQKTLINQYSLPLISLTTTIPGPVKLTPCSIFLFDQACAQIEAYYQQNQIPCLHVIKNTDISGPEGFFILNQAEQPLKKACMAIEDSHPLGRLWDIDVISAKNHIGISRNALGHPPRTCLICGNEAKACARARTHSLDELIAKIDDIARQNGFTDKP from the coding sequence ATGAACAATCAATCTTTTGCAAACGCTCGCCAGATCACTTTAACCGAGTTACTCGCAGCTAAAGAGCAGCGCGCCGCTTTACAAAAAACATTAATTAACCAATATTCACTACCGTTAATTTCACTCACGACAACAATCCCCGGCCCCGTAAAACTAACGCCTTGCTCAATATTCTTATTTGATCAAGCCTGCGCACAAATTGAGGCCTATTATCAACAAAATCAAATACCATGCCTTCACGTAATTAAAAATACTGATATCAGCGGGCCTGAAGGCTTTTTTATTCTAAATCAAGCCGAGCAACCGTTAAAAAAAGCCTGCATGGCGATTGAAGATTCACATCCGCTTGGCAGACTTTGGGATATTGATGTTATTTCAGCAAAAAATCACATCGGCATATCAAGAAACGCGCTCGGCCATCCACCGCGAACATGCTTAATATGTGGTAATGAAGCCAAAGCTTGCGCCCGCGCTAGAACCCATAGCCTTGATGAGCTAATAGCTAAAATCGACGATATTGCAAGGCAAAATGGTTTTACAGACAAGCCATAA
- the citF gene encoding citrate lyase subunit alpha: MTKNIEVLAAQYPQLKGLAPFTGANTTTPYLANFAQKHERKLCQSIEEAITKCGLTDGMTISFHHAFREGDKIINLVMDIIAKKGIKNLTLASSSLLSCNTPLIEHIKSGVITQIYTSGMRGKLAEAISNGLMEKPVHIHSHGGRVKLIQSGEINIDIAFLAVSTSDEFGNANGISGKSRCGSLGYAMVDAQYAKKVILLTQDIAPFPNEPASIKQDQADYIVKVDEVGDATKISVGAARITSNPRELMIAKYAARVIEHSGYFKDGFSIQTGSGASSTAATRFLEDKMVANNITASFALGGITQSIVDLHEKGLIKTLLDTQSFDNAAGISLAKNPNHIEISTNVYANPASKAACCDQLDIVILSALEIDLNFNVNVLTGSDGVMRGASGGHCDTAAGANLTIIVAPLIRSRIPTVIKNVTTIITPGESVDVLVTDHGIAVNPARPEIAERLKAAGLPVMTINELYTKATELTGEPTPLEFMDKIVGVVRYRDGSVIDVVRQVKA, encoded by the coding sequence ATGACTAAAAATATTGAGGTATTGGCGGCCCAATACCCACAGCTTAAAGGCCTTGCCCCTTTCACTGGCGCCAATACAACCACCCCTTACCTAGCTAATTTTGCGCAAAAACATGAACGTAAATTATGCCAATCAATTGAAGAGGCAATAACCAAATGTGGCTTAACCGATGGCATGACGATCTCTTTCCATCATGCGTTTCGTGAAGGTGATAAAATCATCAATTTGGTAATGGATATCATTGCTAAAAAAGGCATTAAAAATTTAACGTTAGCATCAAGCTCACTGCTTTCATGCAATACACCATTAATTGAACACATTAAATCTGGTGTTATCACTCAAATTTATACCTCAGGAATGCGTGGTAAACTGGCCGAAGCAATCTCAAATGGCTTAATGGAAAAACCGGTACATATTCATTCGCATGGCGGGCGAGTTAAACTAATCCAAAGTGGCGAAATTAATATTGATATCGCATTTTTAGCAGTTTCAACCAGCGATGAATTTGGTAATGCTAATGGAATATCGGGTAAATCACGTTGTGGCTCGCTTGGTTATGCAATGGTTGATGCGCAGTATGCTAAAAAAGTCATCTTATTAACGCAAGATATTGCGCCATTTCCTAATGAACCGGCGAGCATTAAACAAGATCAAGCGGATTACATTGTAAAAGTTGACGAAGTGGGAGATGCAACTAAAATTAGTGTTGGCGCTGCACGAATAACCAGTAATCCTCGTGAGCTTATGATTGCTAAATATGCGGCAAGAGTGATTGAGCATTCTGGTTACTTTAAAGATGGCTTTTCAATTCAAACCGGATCTGGCGCCTCATCAACAGCGGCAACAAGGTTCCTTGAAGATAAAATGGTAGCAAATAACATTACTGCCAGCTTCGCCTTAGGTGGGATAACGCAAAGCATTGTTGACCTCCATGAAAAAGGCTTAATTAAAACTTTACTTGATACACAAAGTTTTGATAATGCAGCGGGGATATCTTTAGCTAAAAACCCAAATCATATTGAAATATCAACTAATGTCTATGCAAATCCAGCCTCGAAAGCGGCATGCTGTGATCAGCTTGATATCGTGATCCTTAGTGCCCTTGAAATTGACCTTAATTTCAACGTCAATGTGTTAACAGGCTCAGATGGTGTTATGCGCGGCGCTTCTGGCGGCCACTGTGATACAGCGGCCGGTGCCAACTTAACTATTATTGTTGCGCCACTCATTCGTAGCCGCATTCCAACGGTTATCAAAAATGTGACTACCATTATCACCCCAGGTGAAAGCGTTGATGTTTTAGTTACCGATCACGGCATTGCCGTTAACCCAGCAAGGCCTGAAATTGCCGAGCGCTTAAAAGCGGCAGGATTACCGGTGATGACGATTAATGAACTATATACTAAAGCGACCGAACTAACAGGTGAACCGACACCGCTTGAATTTATGGATAAAATTGTTGGCGTCGTTCGTTATCGTGATGGATCGGTTATTGACGTAGTTAGGCAAGTAAAAGCATAA
- the citE gene encoding citrate (pro-3S)-lyase subunit beta encodes MKKLRRSMLFLPGANAAMLSTSFVYKPDSIMFDLEDAVSIKEKDTARLLVAHTLKLGIYQKMGIETVVRINALDTPFGLDDLEAVVRAGVDVVRLPMTHSAENVHQLEAHIVRIEKELNRPIGSTKIIAAIESAEGVVNAVSIAKSSSRMIAIALAAFDYLVDMQTERGDGQELFYARCAVLHAARVAKIDAFDVVYSNVNDDEGFLREVKRVKQLGFNGKSLINPRQIELLHNAYAPSQKDLDNAKEIVEAAIEGERQGLGVVSLNGKMIDAPIITRAQMVIELANMSGVRQE; translated from the coding sequence ATGAAAAAATTAAGACGCAGCATGTTATTCCTTCCCGGCGCAAATGCAGCCATGTTATCAACATCATTTGTCTACAAACCTGACTCAATTATGTTTGATCTTGAAGATGCCGTTTCAATTAAAGAAAAAGATACCGCCCGTTTATTAGTTGCGCACACCTTAAAGCTGGGTATTTACCAAAAAATGGGTATTGAAACTGTCGTTAGGATCAACGCACTTGATACACCATTTGGCCTAGATGATCTAGAAGCTGTAGTGCGCGCTGGAGTTGATGTAGTGCGCTTACCAATGACTCATAGCGCTGAGAATGTGCATCAATTAGAAGCCCATATAGTGCGTATTGAAAAAGAGCTAAATCGCCCAATTGGCTCCACTAAAATTATTGCAGCAATCGAATCAGCAGAAGGCGTAGTTAATGCGGTATCAATAGCCAAGTCAAGTTCACGAATGATTGCCATTGCTTTAGCCGCTTTTGACTATTTAGTTGATATGCAAACCGAGCGCGGTGATGGGCAAGAACTATTTTATGCACGCTGCGCAGTATTACATGCCGCTCGCGTTGCTAAAATTGATGCTTTTGATGTGGTTTATTCAAATGTGAATGACGACGAAGGATTTTTACGTGAAGTAAAACGCGTAAAACAACTCGGCTTTAACGGTAAATCATTAATCAACCCAAGACAAATAGAGCTATTACATAATGCTTACGCACCAAGCCAAAAAGATCTTGATAATGCGAAAGAAATTGTTGAAGCCGCAATTGAAGGTGAAAGACAAGGACTTGGCGTTGTGTCGCTAAATGGCAAAATGATTGATGCGCCGATAATTACCCGAGCCCAAATGGTAATTGAACTTGCTAACATGTCTGGTGTTCGTCAGGAATAA
- the citD gene encoding citrate lyase acyl carrier protein, translating into MKITQTALAGTLESSDLLVKIEPSEQLEIVINSDVNKQFGKQIRHVVESTLASLNVNNGLIIIDDKGALDCVITARIQSAVLRASKDKAQWSELL; encoded by the coding sequence ATGAAAATAACCCAAACTGCCCTTGCTGGCACATTAGAATCAAGCGATTTACTGGTAAAAATAGAGCCAAGTGAGCAGCTAGAAATCGTCATTAATAGCGATGTCAATAAACAATTTGGCAAACAAATTCGGCACGTGGTTGAAAGCACCCTTGCTAGTTTAAATGTTAATAACGGGCTCATCATTATTGATGATAAAGGCGCGTTAGATTGTGTTATTACCGCAAGAATACAAAGCGCAGTACTAAGAGCATCAAAAGACAAAGCGCAATGGAGCGAACTATTATGA
- the citC gene encoding [citrate (pro-3S)-lyase] ligase — protein MIEPTFKTFSGINDQVVLDSIKNLLQSVNLNLDPNLDHIIVGIVEKEIIACAGLDHNVIKCVAVHPNYQGSNITLSLINQVLELAHDKGLHHLFLYTKPENVHLFKACGFYPIAQLPGIITLMENTPVGISHYCNTLVKQKKSGTCGAIVMNANPFTSGHLYLAEQAAKKVDWLYIFVVSEDASLFSSEVRYKLVKEGVSHLKNVIVLPGSAYIISKATFPSYFLKEQTLIEQSYMAIDLLIFRQYIAPALSISKRFVGTEPYSEVTNAYNQAMKEWLQSEDKSTSPTITVIEIARVTHDDDVISASRVRSLLMQKKYQQVHALVPPSTWAYIEQHYAIKNQ, from the coding sequence ATGATAGAGCCAACATTTAAAACATTCTCAGGCATTAACGATCAAGTCGTTTTAGACTCGATTAAAAATTTGCTACAAAGCGTTAACCTCAATCTCGATCCTAATCTTGATCATATCATTGTTGGGATCGTTGAAAAAGAAATCATCGCTTGTGCGGGACTGGATCATAATGTGATTAAGTGCGTTGCGGTGCACCCCAATTATCAAGGGAGTAATATCACCTTAAGCTTAATTAACCAAGTGCTTGAGTTAGCCCATGATAAAGGGCTGCATCATCTTTTTCTTTATACCAAGCCAGAGAATGTCCACTTATTTAAAGCCTGTGGGTTCTACCCTATCGCACAGTTACCGGGCATTATTACATTAATGGAAAATACGCCAGTTGGCATATCACATTACTGCAATACATTAGTTAAACAAAAAAAATCAGGAACGTGTGGCGCAATCGTTATGAATGCCAACCCATTTACCAGTGGTCACCTTTATTTAGCAGAGCAAGCAGCAAAAAAAGTAGATTGGTTATATATCTTTGTGGTTAGTGAAGATGCCTCATTATTTTCAAGTGAGGTGCGCTATAAACTTGTTAAAGAAGGTGTTAGTCATTTAAAAAATGTCATCGTATTGCCGGGATCAGCCTACATCATTTCAAAAGCAACCTTTCCAAGTTACTTTTTAAAAGAACAAACACTTATCGAACAAAGTTATATGGCTATCGATTTGCTCATCTTTAGGCAATATATCGCACCAGCCCTCTCGATTTCAAAAAGGTTTGTAGGCACAGAGCCATATAGTGAAGTGACAAACGCCTACAATCAGGCGATGAAAGAGTGGCTACAAAGTGAAGACAAATCAACATCACCAACGATTACTGTTATTGAAATAGCAAGAGTTACCCATGACGATGATGTGATCTCGGCATCAAGAGTGAGGTCATTATTAATGCAAAAAAAATATCAACAAGTTCATGCATTAGTTCCACCTTCCACATGGGCTTATATTGAGCAGCATTATGCGATTAAAAATCAATAG
- a CDS encoding fumarylacetoacetate hydrolase family protein: protein MKFISYLLSNSPSYGIFTDKGIIDLKSQLGENYPDLKSLIGCAKGMEKAKMLSHSAATTDMRYITFLPVIPNPNKILCAGMNYADKRKEFDALDQAVTLFVRFPDTQVGHNTPILKPTETQEFDYEGELAIIIGKPCFRISAQDALQYVAGYSCYMDGSVRDWQHTWFTAGKNWPKTGALGPYLTTIDEIDDFDSLTIKTYLNHQMVQSDVLGNMVHKVPEIIAYISTFTKLSPGDVILTGSPGGVGKKRTPPLFMQAGDVIEVEIEKIGHLINTVIAE from the coding sequence ATGAAATTTATTAGCTATCTTTTATCAAATAGTCCAAGTTATGGCATCTTTACTGATAAAGGAATTATTGATTTAAAATCACAATTAGGTGAAAACTATCCAGACCTAAAATCACTAATTGGATGCGCGAAGGGAATGGAAAAAGCAAAAATGCTTAGCCATAGCGCCGCAACAACCGATATGCGCTACATCACTTTTTTACCGGTGATCCCAAACCCGAATAAGATCCTCTGCGCAGGAATGAATTATGCTGATAAACGAAAAGAATTTGATGCATTAGACCAAGCTGTCACCCTATTTGTCCGTTTTCCTGATACACAAGTCGGCCACAACACACCAATACTAAAACCTACTGAAACCCAAGAATTCGACTACGAAGGCGAACTTGCCATTATTATTGGTAAACCTTGTTTTCGAATTTCAGCGCAAGATGCGTTGCAATATGTTGCGGGTTATAGTTGCTACATGGATGGTTCGGTTAGAGACTGGCAGCACACGTGGTTTACGGCAGGTAAAAACTGGCCAAAAACTGGTGCGCTTGGGCCTTATTTAACAACCATTGATGAGATCGATGATTTTGACTCATTAACCATTAAAACCTACTTAAATCATCAAATGGTGCAATCTGATGTACTGGGTAATATGGTGCATAAAGTTCCTGAAATTATCGCCTATATCAGTACATTTACCAAGTTATCACCGGGTGACGTTATTTTAACGGGATCACCGGGTGGAGTTGGTAAAAAGCGTACTCCACCACTCTTTATGCAAGCCGGTGATGTTATTGAAGTTGAAATTGAAAAAATTGGTCATTTAATCAATACCGTTATAGCTGAATAA
- a CDS encoding 2-hydroxycarboxylate transporter family protein: MNKTESIDRSASTKEKKRFWPTGWWNLLDNYKVGIIPLPFFIIAGVLIFSEVFYAGKLPSDIVVMVVTCAFFGFLCGEFGKRLPIIGKMGAAAICATFIPSALVYYGVLPTPIIEATTKFYKDTHILYLYICCIIVGSIMSMDRRTLIQGFLRIFVPMLCGEIVGMLVGVGMGVLLGLSPFETFFFLVLPIMAGGVGEGAIPLSIGYASILGMEQGDALGRVLPIVMLGGLTGIICAGILNRLGKIYPHLTGNGKLMPSDGTEDKVSSNTKTEITTDVTVFASGVLLAAMLYMVGMLGHKWIGLPAPVGMLFAAVFVKLTHCVSPKILGGSQVVYKFFQTSVTYPILFAVGVAITPWERIVEAFTIVNIIVIACTVVSLVVTGFFVAKKLGMYPIDAAVISCCQSGQGGTGDVAILTAAERMELMPFAQIATRIGGAINVSVSLLILGNFLV, encoded by the coding sequence ATGAATAAAACAGAAAGTATAGATCGATCTGCCTCTACAAAAGAAAAAAAGCGCTTTTGGCCCACTGGCTGGTGGAATTTGTTAGATAATTATAAAGTTGGGATCATTCCGTTACCCTTCTTTATCATCGCCGGTGTGCTTATTTTTTCAGAAGTCTTTTATGCTGGTAAATTACCCTCTGACATAGTTGTTATGGTTGTTACCTGTGCTTTTTTTGGTTTTTTATGTGGTGAATTTGGCAAAAGATTACCTATTATTGGTAAAATGGGCGCCGCGGCAATTTGTGCGACCTTTATCCCTTCTGCATTAGTTTATTATGGCGTTCTACCTACCCCAATTATCGAAGCAACAACTAAATTTTATAAAGATACCCATATCCTTTATCTTTATATCTGCTGCATCATTGTCGGTAGTATTATGAGTATGGATCGCCGTACTTTAATTCAAGGTTTTTTACGTATTTTTGTTCCAATGCTATGTGGCGAAATTGTTGGAATGTTAGTCGGTGTTGGTATGGGCGTGTTACTTGGCCTATCACCTTTTGAAACATTCTTCTTTTTAGTGCTACCAATTATGGCTGGCGGCGTTGGTGAAGGTGCTATCCCATTATCAATTGGTTATGCTTCAATTTTAGGGATGGAACAAGGTGATGCATTAGGTAGAGTACTACCCATTGTAATGCTTGGTGGCTTAACAGGGATCATTTGCGCGGGGATCTTAAATCGTTTAGGAAAAATCTACCCACATTTAACGGGTAACGGTAAATTAATGCCGTCAGATGGCACTGAAGATAAAGTTTCATCAAATACTAAAACTGAAATAACCACTGACGTAACAGTATTTGCATCAGGCGTGTTACTTGCTGCGATGCTTTATATGGTTGGTATGCTTGGCCACAAATGGATTGGCTTACCCGCGCCTGTAGGTATGTTATTTGCCGCTGTATTTGTTAAATTAACCCACTGCGTTTCACCTAAAATTCTTGGTGGTTCACAAGTTGTTTACAAATTCTTCCAAACTTCGGTAACTTACCCAATTTTATTTGCTGTCGGTGTTGCGATAACGCCATGGGAAAGAATTGTTGAAGCATTTACTATCGTTAATATCATTGTCATTGCATGTACGGTTGTTTCATTAGTTGTTACAGGCTTTTTTGTTGCAAAAAAATTAGGCATGTACCCAATTGATGCAGCTGTCATTTCATGCTGTCAAAGCGGCCAAGGTGGAACCGGTGACGTTGCTATATTAACGGCGGCTGAAAGAATGGAACTAATGCCGTTTGCCCAAATTGCTACAAGAATTGGTGGCGCAATTAACGTTTCAGTTTCACTACTTATACTCGGCAATTTCTTAGTATAA